Proteins encoded in a region of the Delphinus delphis chromosome 13, mDelDel1.2, whole genome shotgun sequence genome:
- the GAS2L1 gene encoding GAS2-like protein 1 isoform X1 yields MADPVVGIAGSAAKSVRPFRSSEAYVEAMKEDLAEWLNALYGLGLPSGGDGFLTGLATGTTLCQHANAVTEAARAMAATRPARGVAFQAHSVAPGSFVARDNVATFIGWCRAELGVPEVLMFETEDLVLRKNEKSVVLCLLEVARRGARLGLLAPRLVQFEQEIEQELCAAPTAPNAPSAGEDAATAAAAAAEIATAPGAPSRGPRMTPSDLRNLDELVREILGCCTCPDQFPMIKVSEGKYRVGDSSLLIFVRVLRSHVMVRVGGGWDTLEHYLDKHDPCRCSSTGQCPRRGRGGGTSVAPPLMRHPSSLPAAHRPPQTRARTFSPQRVSPTRSPRAGSPASGGERRGSRPEVTPISLRSSKEGPETPLRARDQLPPHPRSRRYSGDSDSSASSAQSGPLGARSEDSGTGPRRDRPSRRVTTGTPASPRRPPAPRSQSRDRLDRGRPRGAPGGRGGQLLGPSPARRARSQSREEQAVLLVRRDRDGQHSWMPRGRSSPQTPRAHSPAVPRPPRVPSPSPELSTTPASVFRTPLQLDPKEEQQLFQRLEEEFLANARALKAAAGGTPTGPAPDLVRAPDPPAPDSAYCSSSSSSSSLSVLGGKCGQPADSGRMANGLPGPRGPALSSSSDEGNPCPGVGGPPDAPGSPMAGPEPLRTWARGRMDTQPDRKPSRIPTPRGPRRPSGPTESRAWHALQSVSPRAEPDSWM; encoded by the exons ATGGCAGACCCCGTGGTGGGCATCGCGGGCTCGGCAGCCAAGAGCGTGCGGCCGTTCCGCTCAAGTGAGGCCTACGTGGAGGCCATGAAGGAGGACCTGGCCGAGTGGCTCAACGCCTTGTATGGCCTGGGTCTGCCCAGCGGTGGCGATGGCTTCCTGACGGGGCTGGCCACGGGCACCACCCTGTGCCAGCATGCCAATGCCGTCACCGAGGCTGCCCGCGCAATGGCCGCCACCCGCCCAGCCCGTGGGGTGGCCTTCCAGGCACACAGCGTGGCACCCGGCTCCTTCGTGGCCCGAGACAATGTGGCCACCTTCATCGGCTGGTGCCGCGCAGAGCTGGGTGTGCCCGAAGTGCTCATGTTTGAGACCGAGGATTTGGTGCTGCGAAAGAACGAGAAAAGCGTGGTGCTGTGCCTGCTGGAGGTGGCGCGGCGCGGGGCCCGCCTCGGCCTGCTGGCCCCTCGCCTCGTGCAGTTCGAACAGGAAATTGAGCAGGAGTTGTGCGCCGCGCCCACGGCCCCCAACGCCCCCAGTGCCGGGGAGGACGCTGccaccgctgctgctgctgctgctgagatCGCCACTGCCCCGGGGGCTCCCTCCCGCGGGCCCCGCATGACACCCAGCGACCTACGCAACCTTGACGAGCTG GTGAGAGAGATCTTGGGGTGCTGCACCTGCCCAGACCAGTTTCCCATGATCAAAGTCTCGGAGGGGAAGTACCGCGTGGGAGACTCCAGTCTGCTCATCTTTGTGCGG GTGCTGAGAAGCCACGTGATGGTGCGCGTGGGCGGCGGCTGGGACACGCTGGAGCACTACCTGGACAAGCACGACCCCTGCCGCTGCTCCTCCACGGGTCAGTGCCcacggcgggggcggggggggggcacctCTGTGGCCCCACCTCTCATGCGCCACCCGtcctctctccctgcagcccaCCGCCCACCCCAGACGAGGGCCCGCACCTTCTCCCCACAGCGGGTGTCGCCCACCCGAAGCCCCCGAGCTGGTAGCCCAGCCTCCGGGGGTGAGCGCAGGGGCTCCCGCCCGGAGGTGACACCCATTAGCTTACGCAGCTCGAAGGAGGGGCCCGAGACCCCGCTCAG ggcccGGGACcagctgcccccccacccccgctcccgcCGCTACTCCGGGGACAGCGATTCCTCAGCCTCCTCAGCCCAGAGCGGCCCCCTTGGTGCCCGCAGTGAAGACTCAGGCACTGGCCCCCGACGGGACCGGCCCAGCCGTCGGGTGACCACAGGCACTCCGGCCTCCCCGAGacgcccccccgccccgcgcaGCCAGTCCCGAGACCGGCTGGATCGGGGGCGGCCGCGTGGGGccccaggaggcagaggaggccaGCTgttgggccccagccctgcccggcGGGCCCGGAGCCAGAGCCGTGAAGAGCAGGCTGTGCTGCTGGTGCGTCGGGACCGAGATGGGCAGCACTCATGGATGCCACGGGGCAGGAGCAGCCCCCAGACTCCCCGTGCCCACAGCCCCGCAGTGCCCCGGCCTCCCCGGGTCCCCAGCCCCAGTCCAGAGTTGAGCACCACCCCGGCCAGTGTCTTCCGCACACCCCTGCAGCTTGACCCAAAGGAGGAGCAGCAACTATTCCAGCGCCTGGAAGAGGAGTTCCTGGCCAATGCCCGAGCGCTTAAGGCTGCTGCTGGCGGGACCCCGACGGGACCAGCCCCTGACCTGGTTCGGGCCCCAGACCCTCCAGCTCCTGACTCAGCCTACTGTTCCTCCAGCTCCTCCTCTTCGTCCCTCAGCGTCCTGGGTGGCAAGTGTGGCCAACCCGCAGACTCTGGCAGGATGGCCAATGGGCTGCCCGGGCCCCGAGGCCCAGCTCTGTCTAGCTCTTCCGATGAAGGCAACCCCTGCCCCGGTGTAGGGGGCCCACCAGATGCACCTGGGAGCCCCATGGCCGGCCCAGAGCCCCTGAGGACCTGGGCACGAGGCCGGATGGACACACAGCCAGACCGAAAACCCTCACGCATCCCCACCCCGAGGGGCCCCCGCCGCCCATCTGGACCCACGGAGTCCAGGGCCTGGCATGCCCTGCAGTCAGTCAGCCCAAGGGCTGAGCCAGATTCCTGGATGTGA
- the GAS2L1 gene encoding GAS2-like protein 1 isoform X2: MADPVVGIAGSAAKSVRPFRSSEAYVEAMKEDLAEWLNALYGLGLPSGGDGFLTGLATGTTLCQHANAVTEAARAMAATRPARGVAFQAHSVAPGSFVARDNVATFIGWCRAELGVPEVLMFETEDLVLRKNEKSVVLCLLEVARRGARLGLLAPRLVQFEQEIEQELCAAPTAPNAPSAGEDAATAAAAAAEIATAPGAPSRGPRMTPSDLRNLDELVREILGCCTCPDQFPMIKVSEGKYRVGDSSLLIFVRVLRSHVMVRVGGGWDTLEHYLDKHDPCRCSSTAHRPPQTRARTFSPQRVSPTRSPRAGSPASGGERRGSRPEVTPISLRSSKEGPETPLRARDQLPPHPRSRRYSGDSDSSASSAQSGPLGARSEDSGTGPRRDRPSRRVTTGTPASPRRPPAPRSQSRDRLDRGRPRGAPGGRGGQLLGPSPARRARSQSREEQAVLLVRRDRDGQHSWMPRGRSSPQTPRAHSPAVPRPPRVPSPSPELSTTPASVFRTPLQLDPKEEQQLFQRLEEEFLANARALKAAAGGTPTGPAPDLVRAPDPPAPDSAYCSSSSSSSSLSVLGGKCGQPADSGRMANGLPGPRGPALSSSSDEGNPCPGVGGPPDAPGSPMAGPEPLRTWARGRMDTQPDRKPSRIPTPRGPRRPSGPTESRAWHALQSVSPRAEPDSWM; encoded by the exons ATGGCAGACCCCGTGGTGGGCATCGCGGGCTCGGCAGCCAAGAGCGTGCGGCCGTTCCGCTCAAGTGAGGCCTACGTGGAGGCCATGAAGGAGGACCTGGCCGAGTGGCTCAACGCCTTGTATGGCCTGGGTCTGCCCAGCGGTGGCGATGGCTTCCTGACGGGGCTGGCCACGGGCACCACCCTGTGCCAGCATGCCAATGCCGTCACCGAGGCTGCCCGCGCAATGGCCGCCACCCGCCCAGCCCGTGGGGTGGCCTTCCAGGCACACAGCGTGGCACCCGGCTCCTTCGTGGCCCGAGACAATGTGGCCACCTTCATCGGCTGGTGCCGCGCAGAGCTGGGTGTGCCCGAAGTGCTCATGTTTGAGACCGAGGATTTGGTGCTGCGAAAGAACGAGAAAAGCGTGGTGCTGTGCCTGCTGGAGGTGGCGCGGCGCGGGGCCCGCCTCGGCCTGCTGGCCCCTCGCCTCGTGCAGTTCGAACAGGAAATTGAGCAGGAGTTGTGCGCCGCGCCCACGGCCCCCAACGCCCCCAGTGCCGGGGAGGACGCTGccaccgctgctgctgctgctgctgagatCGCCACTGCCCCGGGGGCTCCCTCCCGCGGGCCCCGCATGACACCCAGCGACCTACGCAACCTTGACGAGCTG GTGAGAGAGATCTTGGGGTGCTGCACCTGCCCAGACCAGTTTCCCATGATCAAAGTCTCGGAGGGGAAGTACCGCGTGGGAGACTCCAGTCTGCTCATCTTTGTGCGG GTGCTGAGAAGCCACGTGATGGTGCGCGTGGGCGGCGGCTGGGACACGCTGGAGCACTACCTGGACAAGCACGACCCCTGCCGCTGCTCCTCCACGG cccaCCGCCCACCCCAGACGAGGGCCCGCACCTTCTCCCCACAGCGGGTGTCGCCCACCCGAAGCCCCCGAGCTGGTAGCCCAGCCTCCGGGGGTGAGCGCAGGGGCTCCCGCCCGGAGGTGACACCCATTAGCTTACGCAGCTCGAAGGAGGGGCCCGAGACCCCGCTCAG ggcccGGGACcagctgcccccccacccccgctcccgcCGCTACTCCGGGGACAGCGATTCCTCAGCCTCCTCAGCCCAGAGCGGCCCCCTTGGTGCCCGCAGTGAAGACTCAGGCACTGGCCCCCGACGGGACCGGCCCAGCCGTCGGGTGACCACAGGCACTCCGGCCTCCCCGAGacgcccccccgccccgcgcaGCCAGTCCCGAGACCGGCTGGATCGGGGGCGGCCGCGTGGGGccccaggaggcagaggaggccaGCTgttgggccccagccctgcccggcGGGCCCGGAGCCAGAGCCGTGAAGAGCAGGCTGTGCTGCTGGTGCGTCGGGACCGAGATGGGCAGCACTCATGGATGCCACGGGGCAGGAGCAGCCCCCAGACTCCCCGTGCCCACAGCCCCGCAGTGCCCCGGCCTCCCCGGGTCCCCAGCCCCAGTCCAGAGTTGAGCACCACCCCGGCCAGTGTCTTCCGCACACCCCTGCAGCTTGACCCAAAGGAGGAGCAGCAACTATTCCAGCGCCTGGAAGAGGAGTTCCTGGCCAATGCCCGAGCGCTTAAGGCTGCTGCTGGCGGGACCCCGACGGGACCAGCCCCTGACCTGGTTCGGGCCCCAGACCCTCCAGCTCCTGACTCAGCCTACTGTTCCTCCAGCTCCTCCTCTTCGTCCCTCAGCGTCCTGGGTGGCAAGTGTGGCCAACCCGCAGACTCTGGCAGGATGGCCAATGGGCTGCCCGGGCCCCGAGGCCCAGCTCTGTCTAGCTCTTCCGATGAAGGCAACCCCTGCCCCGGTGTAGGGGGCCCACCAGATGCACCTGGGAGCCCCATGGCCGGCCCAGAGCCCCTGAGGACCTGGGCACGAGGCCGGATGGACACACAGCCAGACCGAAAACCCTCACGCATCCCCACCCCGAGGGGCCCCCGCCGCCCATCTGGACCCACGGAGTCCAGGGCCTGGCATGCCCTGCAGTCAGTCAGCCCAAGGGCTGAGCCAGATTCCTGGATGTGA
- the RASL10A gene encoding ras-like protein family member 10A codes for MGGSLRVAVLGAPGVGKTAIIRQFLFGDYPERHRPTDGPRLYRPAVLLDGAVYDLSIRDGDGAGPGQSPGGLEEWPDPKDWSLQDTDAFVLVYDICSPDSFDYVKALRQRIAETRPAGAPEAPILVVGNKRDRQRLRFGPRRALAALVRRGWRCGYLECSAKYNWHVLRLFRELLRCALVRARPAHPALRLQGALHPARCSLM; via the exons ATGGGGGGCAGCCTGCGGGTGGCGGTGCTGGGCGCCCCGGGCGTGGGCAAGACAGCCATCATCCGCCAGTTCCTGTTCGGTGACTACCCCGAGCGCCACCGGCCCACGGACGGGCCGCGCCTCTACCGGCCCGCGGTGCTCCTCGACGGCGCCGTCTACGACCTGAGCATCCGCGACGGCGACGGTGCTGGCCCCGGTCAGAGCCCCGGGGGGCTAGAG GAGTGGCCGGACCCTAAAGACTGGAGCTTGCAGGACACGGACGCCTTCGTGCTCGTCTATGATATCTGCAGCCCAGACAGCTTTGACTATGTGAAGGCGCTGCGGCAGCGCATCGCGGAGACCAG GCCGGCGGGCGCACCCGAGGCGCCCATCCTTGTGGTGGGCAACAAGCGGGACCGGCAGCGGCTGCGGTTCGGGCCTCGGCGCGCACTGGCTGCGCTAGTGCGCAGGGGCTGGCGCTGTGGATACCTCGAGTGCTCGGCCAAGTACAATTGGCACGTGCTGCGTCTCTTCCGCGAGCTGCTGCGCTGCGCTTTGGTGCGCGCACGCCCTGCGCATCCGGCTCTGCGCCTGCAGGGGGCGCTGCATCCGGCGCGCTGCAGCCTCATGTGA
- the EWSR1 gene encoding RNA-binding protein EWS isoform X1: protein MASTDYSTYSQAAAQQGYSAYTAQPTQGYAQTTQAYGQQSYGTYGQPTDVSYTQAQTTATYGQTAYATSYGQPPTVEGTSTGYSTPTAPQAYSQPVQGYGTGAYDTTTATVTTTQASYAAQSAYGTQPAYPAYGQQPAATAPARPQDGNKPAETSQPQSSTGGYNQPSLGYGQSNYSYPQVPGSYPMQPVTAPPSYPPTSYSSTQPTSYDQSSYSQQNTYGQPSSYGQQSSYGQQSSYGQQPPTSYPPQTGSYSQAPSQYSQQSSSYGQQSSFRQDHPSSMGVYGQESGGFSGPGENRSMSGPDNRGRGRGGFDRGGMSRGGRGGGRGGMGSAGERGGFNKPGGPMDEGPDLDLGPPVDPDEDCDNSAIYVQGLSDSVTLDDLADFFKQCGVVKINKRTGQPMIHIYLDKETGKPKGDATVSYEDPPTAKTAVEWFDGKDFQGSKLKVSLARKKPPMNSMRGGMPPREGRGMPPPLRGGPGGPGGPGGPMGRMGGRGGDRGGFPPRGPRGSRGNPSGGGNVQHRAGDWQCPNPGCGNQNFAWRTECNQCKAPKPEGFLPPPFPPPGGDRGRGGPGGMRGGRGGLMDRGGPGGMFRGGRGGDRGGFRGTRGMDRGGFGGGRRGGPGGPPGPLMEQMGGRRGGRGGPGKMDKGEHRQERRDRPY from the exons ATTACAGTACCTACAGCCAAGCTGCAGCCCAGCAGGG CTACAGTGCTTACACCGCCCAGCCCACTCAAGGATATGCACAGACCACCCAG GCATATGGGCAACAAAGTTACGGAACCTATGGACAGCCCACTGATGTCAGCTATACCCAGGCTCAGACCACTGCAACCTATGGGCAGACCGCCTATGCAACTTCTTATGGACAGCCTCCCACTG TAGAAGGGACCAGTACAG GATATTCTACTCCAACTGCCCCCCAGGCATACAGTCAGCCTGTCCAGGGGTACGGCACTGGTGCTTATGATACCACCACTGCTACAGTCACTACCACCCAGGCCTCCTATGCAGCTCAGTCTGCATACGGCACTCAGCCTGCTTATCCAGCCTATGGGCAGCAGCCAGCAGCCACCGCGCCTGCAAG accGCAGGATGGTAACAAACCCGCTGAGACTAGTCAACCTCAATCTAGCACAGGGGGTTACAACCAGCCCAGCCTAGGATATGGACAGAGTAACTACAGTTATCCCCAGGTACCTGGGAGCTACCCCATGCAGCCAGTCACAGCACCACCATCCTATCCTCCTACCAG ctATTCTTCTACACAGCCGACTAGTTATGATCAGAGCAGTTACTCCCAGCAGAACACCTATGGGCAGCCGAGCAGCTATGGACAACAGAGTAGCTATGGTCAACAAAGCAGCTATGGGCAGCAGCCGCCCACTAGTTACCCCCCCCAAACTGGATCCTACAGCCAGGCTCCAAGTCAATATAGCCAACAGAGCAGCAGCTACGGGCAGCAGA GTTCATTCCGACAGGACCACCCCAGTAGCATGGGTGTTTATGGGCAGGAGTCTGGAGGATTTTCCGGACCAGGAGAGAACCGGAGCATGAGTGGCCCTGATAACCGgggcaggggaagagggggaTTTGATCGTGGAGGCATGAGCAGAGGTGGGCGGGGAGGAGGACGCGGTGGAATGGG CAGCGCTGGAGAGCGAGGTGGCTTCAATAAGCCTGGTG GACCCATGGACGAAGGACCAGATCTTGATTTAG GCCCACCTGTAGATCCAGATGAAGACTGTGACAACAGTGCAATTTATGTGCAAGGATTAAGTGACAGTGTGACTCTAGATGATCTGGCAGACTTCTTTAAGCAGTGTGGAGTTGTCAAG ATAAACAAGAGGACTGGACAACCCATGATCCATATCTATTTGGACAAGGAAACAGGAAAGCCCAAAGGCGATGCTACTGTGTCCTATGAAGACCCGCCAACTGCCAAAACTGCTGTCGAGTGGTTTGATG GGAAAGATTTTCAAGGGAGCAAACTTAAAGTTTCTCTTGCTCGGAAGAAGCCTCCAATGAACAGCATGCGGGGAGGAATGCCCCCCCGTGAGGGTAGAGGGATGCCACCGCCGCTCCGAGGAG GTCCAGGAGGCCCAGGAGGTCCTGGAGGACCCATGGGTCGCATGGGAGGCCgtggaggagacagaggaggcTTCCCACCAAGAGGACCCCGCGGTTCCCGAGGGAACCCATCTGGAGGAGGAAACGTCCAGCACCGAGCTGGAGACTGGCAGTGCCCCAATCC GGGGTGTGGAAACCAGAACTTTGCGTGGAGAACAGAGTGCAACCAGTGTAAGGCCCCAAAGCCTGAAGGCTTCCTCCCACCACCTTTCCCACCCCCGG GCGGTGACCGTGGCAGAGGTGGCCCTGGTGGCATGCGGGGAGGAAGAGGTGGCCTCATGGATCGAGGTGGTCCTGGTGGAATGTTCAGAGGTGGCCGTGGTGGAGACAGAGGTGGCTTCCGTGGCACCCGGGGCATGGACCGTGGTGGCTTTGGTGGAGGAAGACGAGGTGGCCCTGGGGGACCCCCTGGACCTTTGATGGAACAgatgggaggaagaagaggcGGGCGTGGAGGACCTGGAAAAATGGATAA AGGTGAGCACCGTCAGGAACGCAGAGACCGGCCCTACTAG
- the EWSR1 gene encoding RNA-binding protein EWS isoform X2 produces the protein MASTDYSTYSQAAAQQGYSAYTAQPTQGYAQTTQAYGQQSYGTYGQPTDVSYTQAQTTATYGQTAYATSYGQPPTGYSTPTAPQAYSQPVQGYGTGAYDTTTATVTTTQASYAAQSAYGTQPAYPAYGQQPAATAPARPQDGNKPAETSQPQSSTGGYNQPSLGYGQSNYSYPQVPGSYPMQPVTAPPSYPPTSYSSTQPTSYDQSSYSQQNTYGQPSSYGQQSSYGQQSSYGQQPPTSYPPQTGSYSQAPSQYSQQSSSYGQQSSFRQDHPSSMGVYGQESGGFSGPGENRSMSGPDNRGRGRGGFDRGGMSRGGRGGGRGGMGSAGERGGFNKPGGPMDEGPDLDLGPPVDPDEDCDNSAIYVQGLSDSVTLDDLADFFKQCGVVKINKRTGQPMIHIYLDKETGKPKGDATVSYEDPPTAKTAVEWFDGKDFQGSKLKVSLARKKPPMNSMRGGMPPREGRGMPPPLRGGPGGPGGPGGPMGRMGGRGGDRGGFPPRGPRGSRGNPSGGGNVQHRAGDWQCPNPGCGNQNFAWRTECNQCKAPKPEGFLPPPFPPPGGDRGRGGPGGMRGGRGGLMDRGGPGGMFRGGRGGDRGGFRGTRGMDRGGFGGGRRGGPGGPPGPLMEQMGGRRGGRGGPGKMDKGEHRQERRDRPY, from the exons ATTACAGTACCTACAGCCAAGCTGCAGCCCAGCAGGG CTACAGTGCTTACACCGCCCAGCCCACTCAAGGATATGCACAGACCACCCAG GCATATGGGCAACAAAGTTACGGAACCTATGGACAGCCCACTGATGTCAGCTATACCCAGGCTCAGACCACTGCAACCTATGGGCAGACCGCCTATGCAACTTCTTATGGACAGCCTCCCACTG GATATTCTACTCCAACTGCCCCCCAGGCATACAGTCAGCCTGTCCAGGGGTACGGCACTGGTGCTTATGATACCACCACTGCTACAGTCACTACCACCCAGGCCTCCTATGCAGCTCAGTCTGCATACGGCACTCAGCCTGCTTATCCAGCCTATGGGCAGCAGCCAGCAGCCACCGCGCCTGCAAG accGCAGGATGGTAACAAACCCGCTGAGACTAGTCAACCTCAATCTAGCACAGGGGGTTACAACCAGCCCAGCCTAGGATATGGACAGAGTAACTACAGTTATCCCCAGGTACCTGGGAGCTACCCCATGCAGCCAGTCACAGCACCACCATCCTATCCTCCTACCAG ctATTCTTCTACACAGCCGACTAGTTATGATCAGAGCAGTTACTCCCAGCAGAACACCTATGGGCAGCCGAGCAGCTATGGACAACAGAGTAGCTATGGTCAACAAAGCAGCTATGGGCAGCAGCCGCCCACTAGTTACCCCCCCCAAACTGGATCCTACAGCCAGGCTCCAAGTCAATATAGCCAACAGAGCAGCAGCTACGGGCAGCAGA GTTCATTCCGACAGGACCACCCCAGTAGCATGGGTGTTTATGGGCAGGAGTCTGGAGGATTTTCCGGACCAGGAGAGAACCGGAGCATGAGTGGCCCTGATAACCGgggcaggggaagagggggaTTTGATCGTGGAGGCATGAGCAGAGGTGGGCGGGGAGGAGGACGCGGTGGAATGGG CAGCGCTGGAGAGCGAGGTGGCTTCAATAAGCCTGGTG GACCCATGGACGAAGGACCAGATCTTGATTTAG GCCCACCTGTAGATCCAGATGAAGACTGTGACAACAGTGCAATTTATGTGCAAGGATTAAGTGACAGTGTGACTCTAGATGATCTGGCAGACTTCTTTAAGCAGTGTGGAGTTGTCAAG ATAAACAAGAGGACTGGACAACCCATGATCCATATCTATTTGGACAAGGAAACAGGAAAGCCCAAAGGCGATGCTACTGTGTCCTATGAAGACCCGCCAACTGCCAAAACTGCTGTCGAGTGGTTTGATG GGAAAGATTTTCAAGGGAGCAAACTTAAAGTTTCTCTTGCTCGGAAGAAGCCTCCAATGAACAGCATGCGGGGAGGAATGCCCCCCCGTGAGGGTAGAGGGATGCCACCGCCGCTCCGAGGAG GTCCAGGAGGCCCAGGAGGTCCTGGAGGACCCATGGGTCGCATGGGAGGCCgtggaggagacagaggaggcTTCCCACCAAGAGGACCCCGCGGTTCCCGAGGGAACCCATCTGGAGGAGGAAACGTCCAGCACCGAGCTGGAGACTGGCAGTGCCCCAATCC GGGGTGTGGAAACCAGAACTTTGCGTGGAGAACAGAGTGCAACCAGTGTAAGGCCCCAAAGCCTGAAGGCTTCCTCCCACCACCTTTCCCACCCCCGG GCGGTGACCGTGGCAGAGGTGGCCCTGGTGGCATGCGGGGAGGAAGAGGTGGCCTCATGGATCGAGGTGGTCCTGGTGGAATGTTCAGAGGTGGCCGTGGTGGAGACAGAGGTGGCTTCCGTGGCACCCGGGGCATGGACCGTGGTGGCTTTGGTGGAGGAAGACGAGGTGGCCCTGGGGGACCCCCTGGACCTTTGATGGAACAgatgggaggaagaagaggcGGGCGTGGAGGACCTGGAAAAATGGATAA AGGTGAGCACCGTCAGGAACGCAGAGACCGGCCCTACTAG